A single genomic interval of Geoalkalibacter sp. harbors:
- a CDS encoding DUF4388 domain-containing protein produces the protein MSDVNSRKIVLASARGDFAEVAASLTRRGFEVQVCADGSKALERSLALLPDLMVVDVDLPLIEAARLAQILRANPRTDKMAFIFVGGEGEEVEGFRRHRDHYLVRPFNTEQMLAVVLGHLLRQERTAQVTRQGRQVEGSLEQVSLIDMLQIFGHSRKDGTLTLERDQQQGEIFLLEGSVINARCGRADGEKAFFRLLGWERGRFSFTPGLPAAQVGITQPLEHLIMEGLRQSDELNALSAKLPRLDSLLFLRVPLDRLPRGLRPTTQEVLVLLEYYQRVEDILDHCPRSDYDILQIIRILLEKGVVEERREEALLVEEREPLLHSDEIIQIRDHLGERDALLEETTAKLLVLAASSAQMEALLNYLHGFPEFKAESAPLGGARATGIRDLGLLRLGETFALRLLSLPVLAEAAPLWSPFCRRLFGVLCLVDARGPSAAEGYFAGRGDVPLARVSFTAGEENAFYLEKGSRAGLRQLLSSLLTCLTQKDAP, from the coding sequence ATGAGCGACGTCAACTCGCGAAAAATTGTTCTGGCCAGTGCCCGCGGCGACTTCGCCGAGGTCGCCGCTTCCCTCACGCGGCGCGGCTTCGAGGTGCAGGTCTGCGCCGACGGCAGCAAGGCCCTGGAGCGCTCCCTGGCCCTGTTGCCCGACCTGATGGTGGTCGATGTGGATTTGCCGCTCATCGAGGCGGCGCGCCTGGCGCAGATTCTTCGCGCCAATCCGCGCACCGACAAAATGGCTTTCATCTTCGTCGGCGGCGAGGGCGAGGAGGTCGAGGGGTTCCGTCGTCATCGCGATCACTACCTGGTGCGGCCCTTCAACACCGAACAGATGCTCGCCGTGGTGCTCGGCCATCTGCTGCGCCAGGAGCGCACCGCCCAGGTGACGCGCCAGGGCCGGCAGGTGGAAGGCAGCCTGGAGCAGGTGTCGCTCATCGATATGCTGCAGATCTTCGGTCACAGCCGCAAGGACGGCACCCTGACCCTGGAGCGCGATCAGCAGCAGGGCGAGATTTTTCTCCTCGAAGGCAGCGTGATCAATGCCCGCTGCGGGCGCGCCGATGGGGAAAAAGCCTTTTTTCGCCTGCTGGGCTGGGAGCGCGGACGTTTTTCCTTCACGCCGGGGCTGCCCGCCGCGCAGGTCGGCATCACCCAGCCCCTGGAGCATCTGATCATGGAGGGGCTGCGCCAGAGTGATGAACTCAACGCCCTCTCCGCCAAGCTGCCGCGCCTTGACTCGCTGCTGTTTCTCAGGGTGCCCCTGGATCGCCTGCCGCGCGGCCTGCGCCCGACCACCCAGGAAGTTCTGGTGCTGCTCGAGTACTATCAGCGGGTGGAGGACATCCTGGATCATTGCCCGCGCAGCGACTACGACATCCTGCAGATCATCCGCATACTGCTGGAAAAGGGCGTGGTGGAAGAGCGGCGCGAGGAAGCGCTCCTGGTCGAGGAGCGCGAACCCCTGCTGCATTCCGATGAGATCATCCAGATCCGCGATCATCTGGGCGAGCGCGACGCCCTGCTGGAAGAGACCACCGCCAAGCTGCTCGTGCTGGCGGCGAGCAGCGCGCAGATGGAGGCGCTGCTGAACTATCTGCACGGATTCCCGGAATTCAAGGCCGAATCCGCGCCGCTCGGCGGCGCTCGGGCGACGGGAATCCGCGATCTCGGGCTGCTGCGCCTGGGCGAAACCTTCGCGCTGCGCCTTTTGTCCCTGCCCGTCCTGGCCGAGGCCGCGCCCCTGTGGTCGCCTTTTTGCCGACGTCTGTTCGGGGTGCTCTGCCTGGTGGACGCCCGAGGGCCTTCGGCCGCCGAAGGCTATTTTGCCGGTCGCGGCGATGTTCCCTTGGCGCGCGTGAGTTTCACCGCCGGCGAGGAGAATGCTTTTTATCTGGAAAAGGGCAGCCGCGCCGGATTGCGGCAGCTGCTCTCTTCCCTGTTGACCTGTCTCACCCAAAAGGACGCCCCATGA
- a CDS encoding histidinol phosphate phosphatase domain-containing protein, with translation MIDLHTHTLFSDGELLPAELIRRAAVAGYAALAITDHVDLSNLDFIVPRIIESAQVYGAAWGIQVVPGVELTHIPPAQIAAAARRARELGARILVCHGETLVEPVAPGTNAAALAADIDILSHPGLISEDEARLAAERGICLEITTRRGHSLANGHVAQLARKHGARLVVNNDAHAPGDLVSPEMARKVALGAGLSDEEYAQCLRNSAALVEKALG, from the coding sequence ATGATCGATTTGCATACCCACACTTTGTTCAGCGACGGCGAACTGCTGCCCGCCGAACTCATCCGCCGTGCCGCCGTTGCCGGTTACGCGGCCTTGGCGATTACCGATCACGTCGATCTCTCCAATCTGGATTTCATCGTGCCGCGCATCATCGAGAGCGCGCAGGTCTACGGAGCGGCCTGGGGCATCCAGGTGGTGCCGGGCGTCGAGCTCACCCACATTCCCCCGGCGCAGATCGCAGCCGCCGCGCGGCGCGCCCGCGAGCTCGGCGCGCGAATCCTGGTCTGTCACGGCGAAACCCTGGTCGAGCCCGTGGCTCCCGGCACCAACGCCGCCGCCCTGGCCGCGGACATCGATATTTTGAGTCATCCCGGGCTGATCAGCGAGGACGAAGCACGCCTGGCGGCAGAGCGCGGCATCTGTCTCGAAATCACCACCCGGCGCGGCCACAGCCTGGCCAACGGCCATGTGGCGCAACTGGCGCGCAAGCACGGCGCAAGGCTGGTGGTCAACAACGACGCCCATGCGCCCGGCGATCTGGTTTCTCCGGAAATGGCGCGCAAGGTGGCCCTGGGTGCCGGTTTGAGCGATGAGGAATATGCCCAGTGCCTGCGCAACAGCGCGGCGCTGGTGGAAAAAGCTTTGGGGTAA
- a CDS encoding M42 family metallopeptidase has product MTDSNFSFLKELVEAPSPSGFEQPAQRVIRRRLDGVVDELKTDVMGNVIGLVKGQGANPTRVMLAGHCDEIGFMVKYIDEQGFIYFAAIGGVDAHLVPGQRVHIHGRQRPVLGVVGKKPIHLMEQKDRETVVKLKSQFIDIGCRSREEVQALVAVGDPVTFAVGLERLENDRVISRAFDDKMGAFIVARVLQEVRARGAAPVDLYGVSTVQEEIGLRGGATSVYGINPDVGIAVEVGFATDVPEIDKKENGETKVGAGPIIARGPNINPALFELLLATARDENIPCQIIGQPRATGTDANVMQLSRGGVATALVSVPLRYMHTPVELLSLEDLENTVRLLSGLMYRIGEREMFIPH; this is encoded by the coding sequence ATGACCGACTCCAATTTTTCATTTCTCAAGGAACTTGTCGAGGCGCCCAGCCCCTCGGGCTTCGAGCAGCCCGCGCAACGGGTGATCCGGCGTCGCCTCGACGGGGTGGTGGATGAGCTCAAGACCGATGTCATGGGCAATGTCATCGGCCTGGTGAAAGGGCAGGGCGCAAACCCCACACGGGTCATGCTCGCCGGTCACTGCGATGAAATCGGCTTCATGGTCAAGTATATCGACGAGCAGGGCTTCATTTACTTCGCCGCCATCGGCGGGGTCGACGCCCATCTGGTGCCCGGTCAGCGCGTGCATATCCATGGACGGCAGCGTCCGGTGTTGGGCGTGGTGGGCAAAAAACCGATTCACCTGATGGAGCAGAAGGATCGCGAGACGGTGGTCAAGCTCAAGAGCCAGTTCATCGATATTGGTTGCCGCAGTCGCGAGGAGGTGCAGGCGCTGGTGGCGGTGGGCGATCCCGTGACCTTCGCCGTGGGCCTCGAGCGGTTGGAGAACGATCGGGTGATCTCACGCGCTTTCGACGACAAGATGGGTGCCTTCATCGTCGCGCGGGTGCTGCAGGAGGTGCGCGCGCGCGGCGCGGCGCCGGTCGATCTGTACGGCGTCTCGACGGTGCAGGAAGAGATCGGCCTGCGCGGCGGGGCCACCAGCGTGTACGGCATCAACCCCGATGTGGGCATCGCCGTCGAGGTGGGCTTCGCCACGGACGTGCCGGAAATCGACAAGAAGGAAAACGGCGAAACCAAGGTGGGCGCGGGACCGATCATCGCGCGGGGCCCCAACATCAATCCGGCGCTCTTCGAACTGCTCCTCGCCACCGCCCGCGACGAGAACATTCCCTGCCAGATCATCGGTCAGCCACGCGCCACCGGCACCGACGCCAACGTCATGCAGCTCTCGCGCGGCGGCGTGGCCACCGCCCTGGTGAGCGTGCCTCTTCGCTACATGCACACCCCGGTGGAACTGCTGTCGCTCGAGGATCTGGAAAACACCGTGCGCCTGCTCAGCGGGCTGATGTACCGCATCGGCGAGCGCGAGATGTTCATCCCCCATTGA
- the guaB gene encoding IMP dehydrogenase has protein sequence MLDRDRLREGLTFDDVLLVPAHSTILPKEVDLTTQLTARIRLNIPLLSAAMDTVTESRTAICMAREGGLGIIHKNMSPLAQATEVDQVKKSESGMIVDPITMDPDQKIYEALELMERYRISGVPITKEGKLVGILTNRDLRFETKLDQPIRNVMTKDKLVTVPPGTTLEEAKHHLHQHRIEKLLVVDDKGALKGLITIKDIEKVRKYPNACKDDLGRLRTGAAIGVGADREERLELLVRAGVDVVIIDTAHGHSQGVIDAVIDTRRQYPDLQLVAGNIATAAAAEALIKAGVDAVKVGIGPGSICTTRVVAGVGVPQITAIADVAQVTLKAGIPLIADGGIKFSGDLPKAIAAGADIIMIGSLFAGTDEAPGETILYQGRTYKSYRGMGSLGAMKQGSKDRYFQSDVESDIKLVPEGIEGRVPYRGSLSANIHQLMGGLRSGMGYTGCRTIKELQERGEFMRITNAGLRESHVHDVTISQEAPNYRLERFN, from the coding sequence ATGCTGGATCGCGACCGTCTTCGCGAAGGTCTTACGTTCGATGATGTGCTGCTGGTTCCCGCCCACTCCACCATTTTGCCCAAGGAAGTCGATCTCACCACCCAGCTCACGGCGCGCATCCGTCTCAATATTCCGCTGCTGTCGGCCGCCATGGACACGGTGACCGAATCGCGCACCGCCATCTGCATGGCGCGCGAGGGCGGTTTGGGCATCATCCACAAGAACATGAGTCCCCTCGCCCAGGCCACGGAGGTCGATCAGGTCAAGAAGTCGGAAAGCGGCATGATCGTCGATCCTATCACCATGGATCCCGACCAGAAGATCTACGAGGCCCTGGAACTGATGGAGCGCTACCGTATCTCGGGGGTGCCCATCACCAAGGAAGGCAAGCTGGTGGGGATTCTCACCAACCGCGACCTGCGCTTCGAGACCAAGCTCGATCAGCCCATCCGCAACGTCATGACCAAGGACAAGCTGGTCACCGTGCCGCCCGGCACCACCCTGGAAGAAGCCAAGCATCATCTGCATCAGCACCGCATCGAAAAGCTGCTGGTGGTCGACGACAAGGGCGCCCTCAAGGGCCTGATCACCATCAAGGACATCGAGAAGGTGCGCAAGTATCCCAACGCCTGCAAGGATGATCTGGGCCGCCTGCGCACCGGCGCCGCCATCGGCGTGGGTGCCGATCGCGAGGAGCGCCTGGAACTGCTGGTGCGCGCCGGCGTCGACGTGGTGATCATCGATACCGCCCACGGTCATTCCCAGGGCGTCATTGACGCCGTCATCGACACCCGCCGCCAGTATCCCGACCTGCAGTTGGTGGCGGGCAACATCGCCACCGCCGCCGCCGCCGAAGCTCTGATCAAGGCCGGCGTGGATGCCGTGAAGGTCGGCATCGGTCCGGGTTCCATCTGCACCACGCGCGTCGTCGCCGGGGTCGGCGTGCCGCAGATCACCGCCATCGCCGATGTCGCGCAGGTGACGCTCAAGGCCGGCATCCCGCTCATCGCCGACGGCGGTATCAAGTTTTCCGGCGATCTGCCCAAGGCCATCGCCGCCGGGGCCGACATCATCATGATCGGCTCGCTGTTCGCCGGTACCGACGAGGCGCCTGGCGAAACCATCCTCTACCAGGGCCGCACCTACAAGTCCTATCGCGGCATGGGCAGCCTGGGCGCCATGAAGCAGGGCAGCAAGGATCGCTATTTCCAGAGCGACGTGGAGAGTGACATCAAGCTGGTGCCCGAGGGCATCGAGGGCCGCGTGCCCTATCGCGGCAGCCTTTCGGCCAACATCCATCAGTTGATGGGCGGGCTGCGCTCGGGCATGGGTTACACCGGCTGCCGCACCATCAAGGAACTGCAGGAGCGCGGCGAATTCATGCGCATCACCAACGCCGGGCTGCGCGAGTCCCACGTGCACGACGTCACCATCAGCCAGGAAGCGCCCAACTACCGACTTGAGCGCTTTAACTAA
- the guaA gene encoding glutamine-hydrolyzing GMP synthase yields the protein MTRDIHQEKILILDFGSQYTQLIARRVREAHVYCELHPFDMPLEEIRAFAPRGIILSGGPKSVYDEGAPAVAEELFELGVPVLGICYGMQLMSRHFGGAVVPAGKREYGHAELFAQGRPGPLFDGFFVEGRSPVWMSHGDHVERIPPGFEVVAGTDNAPVCAIQNVSRDLYGVQFHPEVNHTPHGETLLNTFVRKICGCRGHWTPGQIIEDAVARIRAQVGCERVILGLSGGVDSSVAAALIHRAIGEQLTCVFVDNGLLRLNEGDQVMATFARNMGVRVIRVDAEERFLAALAGESDPERKRKIIGNLFVEIFEEEAGKVTDARWLAQGTIYPDVIESAGAKTGKAHNIKSHHNVGGLPEHMKLKLLEPLRELFKDEVRAIGEELGLPHAMVWRHPFPGPGLGVRILGAVNKEYADILRRADAIYMEELYSSGHYHKISQAFAVFLPVKSVGVMGDGRTYEYVIALRAVETRDFMTAGWYPMPYADLARISNRIINEVKGVNRVVYDISSKPPATIEWE from the coding sequence ATGACACGGGATATTCATCAGGAAAAAATCCTCATTCTCGATTTCGGTTCCCAGTACACCCAGCTCATCGCGCGCCGGGTGCGCGAGGCCCACGTCTACTGCGAACTTCATCCCTTCGACATGCCCCTGGAGGAGATTCGCGCCTTCGCGCCGCGCGGCATCATTTTGTCCGGCGGTCCCAAGTCGGTGTACGACGAGGGCGCGCCGGCGGTGGCGGAAGAACTCTTCGAGTTGGGCGTGCCGGTGCTCGGCATCTGCTACGGCATGCAGCTCATGAGCCGCCATTTCGGGGGCGCGGTGGTGCCGGCCGGCAAGCGCGAATACGGCCATGCCGAACTCTTCGCCCAAGGGCGCCCTGGTCCGCTGTTCGACGGCTTTTTCGTCGAGGGACGCAGCCCCGTGTGGATGAGCCACGGAGATCACGTGGAGCGGATTCCCCCAGGTTTCGAGGTGGTGGCGGGCACGGACAACGCGCCGGTGTGCGCCATTCAGAATGTGTCACGCGATCTCTACGGCGTTCAGTTTCATCCCGAGGTCAATCACACCCCCCACGGCGAGACGCTGCTCAATACCTTCGTGCGCAAGATCTGCGGCTGCCGCGGCCACTGGACGCCGGGCCAGATCATCGAGGACGCGGTGGCGCGCATCCGCGCCCAGGTCGGCTGCGAGCGGGTGATTCTCGGTTTGTCCGGCGGGGTCGATTCGTCGGTGGCCGCGGCCCTCATCCACCGCGCCATCGGCGAGCAGCTCACCTGCGTGTTCGTCGACAATGGCCTGCTGCGCCTCAACGAGGGCGACCAGGTGATGGCGACCTTCGCGCGGAACATGGGCGTGCGTGTGATCCGTGTCGATGCCGAGGAGCGCTTTCTCGCCGCCCTTGCCGGAGAAAGCGATCCCGAGCGCAAGCGCAAGATCATCGGCAATCTCTTCGTCGAGATCTTCGAGGAGGAGGCGGGCAAGGTGACGGACGCCCGCTGGCTCGCCCAGGGCACCATCTACCCCGACGTCATCGAGTCGGCGGGCGCCAAGACCGGCAAGGCGCACAACATCAAGAGCCATCACAACGTTGGTGGATTGCCCGAGCACATGAAACTTAAGCTCCTTGAGCCCCTGCGCGAACTGTTCAAGGACGAGGTGCGCGCCATCGGCGAGGAACTCGGCCTGCCCCATGCCATGGTGTGGCGTCATCCCTTCCCCGGCCCGGGGTTGGGCGTGCGCATTCTCGGCGCGGTCAACAAGGAGTACGCCGACATCCTGCGCCGCGCCGACGCCATCTACATGGAAGAGCTCTACAGCAGCGGCCACTACCACAAGATCAGCCAGGCCTTCGCCGTGTTTCTGCCGGTCAAAAGCGTCGGCGTCATGGGCGATGGGCGCACCTACGAGTACGTTATCGCCCTGCGTGCCGTGGAAACCCGCGATTTCATGACCGCCGGTTGGTACCCCATGCCCTACGCCGATCTGGCGCGCATCAGTAACCGCATCATCAACGAAGTCAAGGGGGTCAACCGCGTGGTGTACGATATTTCGTCGAAACCGCCCGCGACCATTGAATGGGAATAA
- a CDS encoding phosphatase PAP2 family protein, with amino-acid sequence MKILWRGIAGLALMLLVPALVLGEQAPDVKKRLWTRAETVLALGLLGGAGVVSLFDEDIRHEVQRRERNTLNEAADGLNLLGNPATGLGLSALLWGAGLWREDRPLAETGKLAFEAVFLGQLATAAVKVGAGRKRPDDREDAWSFRPFSLDKDYDAMPSGHTANAFAIAGVLSRRGEQPWLPWVCYGFAGLVGAARIQADDHWASDVLVGALAGELAARLVLRFHERHPEYFLGIGAMGDGGTGVELSWRW; translated from the coding sequence ATGAAGATTTTGTGGAGGGGAATAGCCGGACTGGCGCTGATGCTGCTGGTGCCGGCCCTGGTTCTGGGCGAACAGGCTCCTGACGTCAAAAAGCGGCTATGGACTCGCGCTGAAACGGTGCTTGCCTTGGGGCTGCTTGGCGGGGCGGGGGTGGTTTCACTGTTTGATGAGGACATTCGGCACGAGGTTCAGCGCCGCGAGCGCAACACTCTGAACGAAGCGGCTGACGGCTTGAATCTACTGGGGAATCCAGCCACGGGTCTGGGCCTGTCCGCGCTCCTGTGGGGGGCGGGTCTCTGGCGCGAGGATCGGCCCCTTGCGGAAACCGGGAAGCTGGCCTTCGAAGCGGTCTTTCTCGGACAACTGGCGACGGCGGCAGTTAAGGTTGGCGCAGGACGAAAGCGCCCCGATGATCGGGAAGACGCTTGGTCTTTTCGGCCCTTTTCCCTGGACAAGGACTACGACGCCATGCCCTCGGGCCATACTGCCAATGCCTTTGCCATCGCCGGGGTGCTGAGCCGCCGCGGTGAGCAGCCCTGGCTCCCCTGGGTCTGCTACGGGTTCGCCGGGCTGGTGGGCGCGGCCCGGATTCAAGCCGATGATCACTGGGCGTCCGATGTGCTGGTTGGTGCATTGGCGGGCGAGCTCGCCGCGCGTCTGGTTCTGCGTTTTCACGAACGCCATCCCGAATATTTCCTGGGGATTGGCGCCATGGGCGATGGCGGTACCGGCGTTGAGCTCAGCTGGCGCTGGTAA
- the galE gene encoding UDP-glucose 4-epimerase GalE, producing the protein MKKIFVTGGAGYIGSHVVKALAERGLEVLTYDNLSTGHAEAVLHGQLVVGDLSDRELLRRTLNDFRPDGVIHFAAHIEVAESVADPLKYYRNNTLNALNLWEILRELNLSNVIFSSTAAVYGIPAHNPVTEETPLAPINPYGASKMMSERVLADLAAAEAGFHYVALRYFNVAGADPQGRIGQKYRNATHLITRALKTAKGEYDRLQVFGTDYPTPDGTCIRDYIHVDDLAAAHLAALDHLASGHDSAIFNCGYGHGYSVKEVVAMARKVTGVDFRVEEAPRRAGDPPALVADSRRLREATGWQPLHDDLEFIVRTAWDWEKTLG; encoded by the coding sequence TTGAAAAAAATCTTTGTCACCGGCGGCGCCGGCTATATCGGCAGCCATGTGGTCAAGGCGCTGGCCGAGCGCGGACTTGAGGTGCTGACCTACGACAATCTCTCGACGGGGCATGCCGAGGCGGTGCTGCACGGGCAACTGGTGGTCGGTGATCTTTCTGATCGCGAACTGTTGCGCCGCACCCTGAACGATTTTCGCCCCGATGGAGTGATTCATTTTGCCGCGCACATCGAGGTGGCGGAAAGCGTGGCCGATCCCCTCAAGTATTATCGCAACAACACCCTCAACGCCCTCAACCTATGGGAAATTTTGCGGGAACTCAATCTTTCCAATGTGATCTTTTCCTCGACGGCGGCGGTCTACGGCATTCCCGCGCACAATCCCGTCACCGAGGAGACACCGCTGGCGCCCATCAACCCCTACGGCGCCTCGAAGATGATGAGCGAGCGGGTGCTGGCCGATCTGGCCGCCGCCGAGGCCGGGTTTCACTATGTCGCTCTGCGCTATTTCAACGTCGCGGGCGCCGACCCTCAGGGGCGCATCGGGCAGAAATACCGCAACGCCACCCATCTCATCACCCGCGCCCTCAAGACCGCTAAGGGCGAATACGACCGATTGCAGGTGTTCGGCACCGATTATCCCACCCCCGACGGCACCTGCATCCGCGACTACATTCATGTGGATGACCTGGCCGCCGCCCATCTGGCTGCCCTTGATCATCTGGCCTCCGGCCACGACAGCGCCATCTTCAACTGCGGCTACGGGCACGGCTATTCGGTCAAGGAAGTGGTGGCCATGGCTCGCAAGGTAACCGGCGTCGACTTTCGCGTGGAGGAGGCGCCGCGCCGCGCCGGAGATCCGCCCGCGCTGGTTGCCGACAGCCGTCGATTGCGAGAGGCCACCGGCTGGCAGCCGCTTCACGATGATCTCGAATTCATCGTGCGCACGGCCTGGGACTGGGAGAAGACACTGGGGTAG
- a CDS encoding UDP-glucose dehydrogenase family protein: MNLTVIGTGYVGLVSGACFAEMGNTVYCVDIDAQKIAQIKEGVIPIHEPDLERLVRSNFKEGRLRFTTSLSEAMAESQVYFIAVGTPPGEDGSADLQHVLNVAREIGRNLKDYAVVVNKSTVPVGTADQVRAAIAEELGKRGAEVAFDVVSNPEFLKEGAAVEDFMRPDRVIIGSASERATEILRRLYADFSRNHDKIMVMGVRDAEMTKYAANAMLATKISFMNEIANLCDKLGVDVEKVRLGIGSDARIGYSFIYPGCGYGGSCFPKDVSALIHMAEQNYLFPLVLQSVHQRNLFQKMILGEKIVARFGQDLSGKVFALWGLAFKPGTDDMREAPSIILLQQLISCGARVRAYDPVAMEAARRVLPRAWFDNGSLSLAEHQYDALKGADALALVTEWKPFRHPDFGAMKRLMNNPVVFDGRNQYDPARMAAEGFEYFGIGRGRKL, encoded by the coding sequence ATGAATCTGACCGTGATCGGCACCGGCTATGTCGGCCTTGTCAGCGGCGCTTGTTTTGCCGAGATGGGCAACACCGTGTATTGCGTCGACATCGACGCGCAGAAAATCGCCCAAATCAAGGAGGGTGTCATTCCCATCCACGAGCCCGATCTCGAACGCCTGGTGCGGAGCAATTTCAAGGAGGGCCGGCTGCGTTTCACCACCTCCCTGAGCGAGGCCATGGCCGAGAGTCAGGTGTATTTCATCGCCGTCGGCACGCCGCCCGGCGAGGACGGCTCCGCCGATTTGCAGCATGTGCTGAACGTGGCCCGTGAAATCGGCCGGAATCTCAAGGACTATGCGGTGGTGGTCAATAAATCGACGGTGCCCGTGGGGACCGCCGATCAGGTGCGCGCGGCGATCGCCGAGGAATTGGGCAAGCGCGGCGCCGAGGTTGCCTTCGATGTGGTGAGCAATCCGGAATTTCTCAAGGAAGGCGCGGCGGTGGAGGATTTCATGCGCCCCGACCGCGTCATCATCGGGTCGGCCAGCGAGCGCGCCACCGAGATCCTGCGCCGGTTGTACGCGGATTTCTCGCGCAATCACGACAAGATCATGGTCATGGGCGTGCGCGACGCGGAGATGACCAAATACGCGGCCAACGCCATGCTCGCCACCAAGATCTCCTTCATGAACGAGATCGCCAATCTGTGCGACAAACTCGGCGTGGATGTGGAGAAAGTGCGCCTGGGCATCGGCTCCGATGCGCGCATCGGTTATTCCTTCATCTATCCGGGCTGCGGCTACGGCGGATCCTGTTTTCCCAAGGACGTCAGCGCGCTGATCCACATGGCCGAGCAGAATTACCTCTTTCCCTTGGTGCTGCAATCGGTGCATCAGCGCAACCTGTTCCAGAAGATGATTCTCGGCGAGAAGATCGTCGCGCGCTTCGGCCAGGATCTCTCGGGCAAGGTTTTCGCCCTCTGGGGTCTGGCGTTCAAGCCGGGGACCGACGACATGCGCGAGGCGCCCTCCATCATCCTGTTGCAGCAGCTCATCAGCTGCGGCGCGCGGGTGCGGGCCTATGATCCCGTGGCCATGGAGGCGGCGCGCCGGGTGCTGCCCAGGGCCTGGTTCGACAACGGCAGCCTGAGCCTCGCCGAACACCAGTACGACGCTCTCAAGGGCGCCGACGCCCTGGCCCTGGTCACCGAGTGGAAACCCTTTCGCCATCCCGATTTCGGTGCCATGAAGCGCCTGATGAACAACCCGGTGGTCTTCGACGGCCGCAACCAGTACGATCCGGCGCGCATGGCGGCCGAAGGCTTCGAGTATTTCGGCATCGGCCGCGGCAGGAAACTCTGA
- a CDS encoding nucleotide pyrophosphohydrolase yields MSQAPDDQSTTLQELKGRVAAFVAERDWQQFHTPKNLSMSIAIEAAELMEHFQWLSVEDSRNLGPQALAEIGEELADIVIYSLSLANTLGLDLSQTVQAKMDKNIRKYPADRVKGKAHKYTWYEGKDEG; encoded by the coding sequence ATGAGCCAGGCCCCCGACGACCAAAGCACCACCCTGCAGGAGCTCAAGGGACGCGTCGCCGCCTTTGTCGCCGAGCGCGACTGGCAGCAGTTTCACACGCCGAAGAACCTGAGTATGTCCATCGCCATCGAGGCGGCGGAACTCATGGAGCATTTTCAGTGGCTGAGTGTCGAGGATTCGCGCAATCTGGGGCCGCAAGCCCTGGCGGAGATCGGTGAGGAGTTGGCCGATATCGTCATCTACTCCCTGTCCCTGGCCAACACCCTGGGCCTTGATCTATCGCAAACCGTTCAGGCAAAAATGGACAAGAACATCCGCAAATATCCCGCCGACAGGGTCAAGGGCAAGGCGCACAAGTACACCTGGTATGAAGGCAAGGACGAAGGCTGA
- a CDS encoding helix-turn-helix transcriptional regulator, which translates to MGKPAKKYSQAARLHDVIRILEARYGATVDELAEECQVNRRTIYRDLRAIADAGYPLTREETAEGTLYRFLTGFKNVPPITFSLEELMTLYLCRGQLGFLQGTPFQDDLEAIFGRIRSSLPPRSVAHLERIASAAAPRFQGVRNYRDKKELLATLRKALLLQHRCRIRYAPPRRAAENYVFDPYLLLFYQNSLYLGGYAHNRKSLRLFLIDRVQRVELLDERFEVPEDFHAEDLTGQAFGLIDDAPLDLDVRFGPAVAHLIREREWHPRQILDEEGDGSLRLRFTAAGRAEILAWLYSFLPHVQVLGPAVLRESFLHGLHQALQGQSSA; encoded by the coding sequence GTGGGAAAGCCGGCGAAGAAATACAGCCAGGCGGCGCGTCTGCATGACGTGATTCGCATTCTGGAGGCACGCTACGGAGCGACGGTTGATGAGCTGGCCGAGGAATGCCAGGTGAACCGCCGCACCATTTACCGCGATCTGCGCGCCATCGCCGACGCCGGTTACCCCCTGACCCGCGAGGAGACCGCCGAAGGCACGCTCTATCGCTTTCTGACGGGCTTCAAGAACGTGCCGCCCATCACCTTTTCCCTGGAAGAGCTCATGACCCTCTATCTTTGTCGAGGTCAGCTCGGATTTTTGCAGGGCACGCCCTTTCAAGACGATCTGGAGGCGATTTTCGGCCGCATCCGCTCATCCCTGCCGCCGCGCAGCGTGGCGCATCTCGAACGTATCGCCTCGGCAGCCGCGCCGCGTTTTCAGGGCGTGCGCAACTACCGCGACAAAAAAGAACTGCTGGCCACCCTGCGCAAGGCGCTGCTGCTGCAACACCGCTGCCGCATCCGTTATGCGCCGCCGCGCCGCGCGGCGGAAAACTATGTGTTCGATCCCTATCTGCTGCTGTTCTACCAGAACTCCCTCTATCTCGGCGGCTACGCCCATAACCGCAAGAGCTTGCGGCTGTTTCTCATCGATCGCGTGCAGCGGGTGGAACTGCTCGACGAGCGTTTCGAGGTACCGGAGGACTTCCACGCCGAGGATCTCACCGGCCAGGCTTTCGGCCTGATCGACGACGCGCCGCTGGATCTCGATGTGCGCTTTGGTCCCGCCGTCGCGCATCTGATCCGTGAGCGCGAGTGGCATCCCCGGCAGATTCTCGATGAAGAGGGCGACGGCTCCTTGCGGCTGCGCTTCACCGCCGCCGGGCGCGCGGAGATTCTCGCCTGGCTCTATTCCTTTCTTCCCCATGTCCAAGTGCTTGGCCCCGCCGTCTTGCGCGAGTCCTTTCTGCACGGGCTGCACCAGGCTCTGCAGGGCCAATCCTCGGCCTAG